Proteins from one Anastrepha obliqua isolate idAnaObli1 chromosome 2, idAnaObli1_1.0, whole genome shotgun sequence genomic window:
- the LOC129237202 gene encoding transmembrane protein 94 isoform X3, producing the protein MSGKLQRNAAIENANATGEGTSHEKLNYGLTTRVALARLHDDIEKLLREHEATYAKESFYRRLRSAFVKPSDTPLGWPAITATLFTMIALLIGDAYLAAICVAAILSLDLCVVVRENNLRRTEIYRKTRQALADIKLAERDLCGEWQPCNYPHICCPISPCVSLQWTYRDGNIVNLPWALLVRGDHIVLRPGHITPGPCTEVNGKRTFEMHEIYGPTQVNDPPVRPLARAPLPDLVCSLQTTPFLDNLRVILENALKRPSTIYNQQRYLLVTKYIQQWGFICALCLTLFAGLLRINGLSSSPSAGRYSDEQHYWKYVFLETPAAAVIPLLPLIFPIMWISMNLWGVARLQCFLKIPQVLITKDSEKSFEEDLDTPTFDYENISLLRSNVFRNWWQLWNGDSELLPRSSNLVQVLGSITALCCIDKKGILSWPNPTAEKVFFLHDTDDEHLDERSTSCSTLNTESNRTSQAESKDGGIVAEVLDLTHDQHCPFRLEFDDHEWKAHIKSLKPLGLAILLNTCSPLTHAHYAQFCGHVTAVAMLDKDLVPVTNRYAIVDSSLTSFLHGRCLCELAKQIGFTDHATDRFSLEGQLASYRHLQPEVVRRDIRFARQLQLSSKVKVPFPHSLSVVMRENPGGYLSLFTQGTADIIMDFCDDFWDGKDLRPLSAQDRKKALDFYQRSALTAYCTAFSYRPLRHGINGALSGAKHTGGPIAYLELPPESKIRMQHVDRAHCDFESGHGHAKLSHSISTDSLLFSESKDDDINDVDGCFEMQCHQVFIGMVTMQYQAQTDIVQLVERLERACIRFVHFSKENELRSRVFSEKMGLESGWNCHISLLNEADDKASTNTGAAANANAEKANNISGGVGGAGNDADDEGSDLHRLLPPPNLESSKTLSSSAPGAISNPDDYNAVQLSSTPTSRRSSASYGDGNGKEQSSHLVGDGGVDAEVAQASKATADAAAEENRQSEDSAMDENCRSMSIITESTEQSAPVHFDMSNRAKLPRGIENIRPHLEQVDNVPLQVSLFTDCSPEATRQMLDIMQSYGEIVVCLGSSASNSNAKIFLQADCSIAVEPLYPQVCQDIAAFTESNLTNNKLRLLRLKKDLNGEEKYGSHEPYTTEELLESGFYGNDEPQMRPMQASGNTLSPVYLSRLLNSLACSISVCRDEPLSLVAIIELSRRFSSGLWNCIQYWACCAGALSVINILSACLSLPPLLTPLMVIYLMSIPVPLIALALAHIDIDPKIMNRATGKKQTEYDTQVFGFVLWCYGCKFIAPILVLVLAYCTFMAHPIELMDIDEEKFHINLHIARIFSFLGILVHFVVISGCFVHRDHSLWQRNPFRNRIWAFTCGCTLLVHAVICSVQILLHDTYYHEACGMWPAIVFLYCGSFISLIITEICKWQEIKVNTRYQRRARLDFGTKLGMNSPF; encoded by the exons ATGTCCGGGAAGTTACAACGAAATGCGGCAATTGAAAACGCCAATGCGACCGGTGAAGGAACTTCCCATGAGAAACTCAATTATGGCCTAACTACTCGAGTTGCATTAGCGCGTCTGCACGATGATATCGAAAAATTGTTGCGTGAGCATGAGGCCACCTACGCCAAGGAGAG CTTCTATCGGAGACTGCGTTCAGCGTTCGTAAAGCCCAGCGATACACCATTGGGATGGCCTGCAATCACTGCCACACTATTCACCATGATTGCTCTACTAATTGGCGACGCGTATCTGGCTGCGATCTGTGTTGCGGCTATCTTATCATTAGATTTGTGCGTGGTGGTGCGCGAGAACAATTTACGTCGCACCGAAATCTACCGCAAGACACGTCAGGCACTCGCCGATATAAAACTCGCTGAACGGGATCTATGTGGCGAATGGCAACCATGCAATTATCCACATATTTGTTGTCCAATTTCGCCATGCGTGTCGTTGCAGTGGACGTATCGCGATGGTAATATTGTGAATCTTCCGTGGGCGCTCCTAGTGCGGGGCGATCACATAGTGCTGCGACCGGGTCATATCACTCCCGGTCCATGTACGGAAGTGAATGGCAAGCGCAcatttgaaatgcatgaaatatATGGCCCAACACAGGTGAATGATCCGCCAGTGCGTCCATTGGCGAGAGCACCGCTACCCGATTTGGTGTGCAGCTTACAGACGACACCGTTTTTGGATAATTTGCGTGTCATTTTGGAGAACGCTTTAAAACGACCATCGACGATTTACAATCAGCAGCGGTATTTG CTGGTGACGAAATACATCCAACAATGGGGCTTCATATGTGCTCTTTGTTTAACACTTTTCGCCGGCTTACTACGCATAAATGGCTTGAGCAGCTCGCCCAGTGCTGGGCGCTATTCCGACGAACAGCATTACtggaaatatgtttttctgGAGACCCCAGCTGCCGCGGTAATACCACTACTTCCACTCATTTTCCCCATCATGTGGATATCGATGAATTTGTGGGGTGTTGCCAGACTACAGTGTTTTCTCAAAATACCACAAGTGCTTATCACTAAGGACTCCGAAAAGTCTTTCGAAGAAGACTTGGACACTCCCACCTTTGACTATGAGAATATTTCGTTACTACGTTCAAATGTCTTCCGCAATTGGTGGCAGCTATGGAATGGTGATAGTGAATTGCTACCGCGTTCATCGAATTTGGTACAAGTTTTGGGTTCCATCACTGCCCTTTGTTGCATAGATAAGAAAGGCATACTTTCATGGCCAAATCCGACGGCTGAAAAAGTGTTCTTTTTACATGACACCGACGACGAACACTTAGATGAGCGCAGCACTAGTTGTTCGACGTTGAATACGGAGAGCAATCGAACGAGTCAGGCCGAAAGCAAAGATGGCGGCATTGTGGCCGAAGTTCTGGATCTTACACATGATCAGCATTGCCCGTTCCGTTTGGAGTTCGACGATCATGAGTGGAAGGCGCATATTAAATCTCTTAAACCATTAG GTCTCGCAATACTACTAAACACGTGCTCGCCCTTGACACACGCACATTACGCGCAATTCTGTGGGCATGTAACCGCTGTGGCAATGTTGGATAAAGATTTAGTGCCCGTCACAAATCGGTATGCCATCGTTGACTCCAGTTTGACTAGCTTTTTGCATGG ACGTTGTCTCTGTGAATTGGCCAAACAAATCGGTTTTACCGATCACGCCACAGATCGTTTTTCGCTCGAGGGTCAGCTTGCTTCCTATAGGCATTTG CAACCGGAGGTAGTTCGCCGTGACATACGCTTCGCGCGGCAACTCCAACTTTCATCCAAAGTGAAGGTGCCTTTTCCACACTCATTGTCGGTTGTGATGCGCGAAAACCCTGGTGGCTACCTTTCGCTCTTCACGCAAGGCACCGCCGACATAATAATGGATTTTTGTGATGATTTCTGGGATGGCAAAGATTTGCGCCCACTGTCGGCACAGGATCGCAAAAAAGCGCTCGATTTCTATCAACGCAGCGCACTCACCGCCTACTGCACGGCCTTTTCATATCGCCCACTTCGTCATGGCATCAATGGTGCGCTAAGTGGCGCAAAACACACAGGCGGTCCCATCGCTTACCTCGAGTTACCACCCGAGTCAAAAATACGTATGCAACATGTAGATCGTGCGCATTGCGACTTTGAGAGTGGGCATGGTCATGCCAAATTGAGTCACAGCATCAGCACCGATTCGCTGCTATTCTCCGAGAGCAAAGACGATGACATTAACGATGTGGATGGTTGTTTTGAGATGCAATGCCATCAGGTGTTCATTGGTATGGTTACGATGCAGTACCAGGCCCAGACCGATATTGTGCAGCTGGTGGAGCGACTGGAACGCGCTTGCATACGATTCGTGCATTTCAGTAAGGAAAATGAGCTACGCTCGCGTGTGTTCTCGGAAAAAATGGGCCTTGAATCGGGTTGGAATTGTCATATATCGTTGTTGAACGAAGCAGACGATAAGGCATCGACGAATACTGGCGCCGCCGCAAACGCAAATGCTGAAAAAGCTAACAACATTAGTG GAGGTGTTGGAGGCGCTGGCAACGACGCCGATGACGAGGGTAGCGACTTGCATCGACTGCTGCCGCCACCCAATCTCGAGTCTTCCAAAACGCTTAGCTCATCAGCTCCTGGCGCAATCTCCAATCCCGACGACTACAATGCGGTGCAGCTCAGCTCAACGCCGACATCTCGTCGCAGTAGCGCCAGCTATGGTGATGGTAATGGCAAAGAGCAATCCTCGCACTTAGTTGGGGATGGCGGGGTCGACGCAGAAGTAGCGCAAGCTAGCAAAGCTACTGCCGATGCTGCTGCAGAGGAAAACCGCCAATCAGAGGATTCCGCCATGGATGAAAACTGTCGCTCCATGAGCATCATAACAGAAAGCACCGAACAAAGTGCTCCGGTACACTTTGATATGTCGAATCGTGCCAAATTGCCGCGTGGCATCGAGAATATACGTCCACATTTGGAGCAAGTCGATAATGTACCGTTGCAAGTGTCACTTTTCACCGACTGCTCGCCCGAAGCGACACGTCAAATGCTCGACATTATGCAGTCGTATGGAGAGATTGTCGTCTGCCTCGGCTCTTCGGCAAGCAATTCAAATGCGAAAATCTTCTTGCAGGCCGATTGCAGCATTGCTGTTGAACCACTATATCCGCAAGTTTGCCAAGATATTGCTGCATTCACGGAGAGCAATTTGACTAATAATAAATTACGCCTGCTACGCCTTAAAAAAGATCTCAATGGCGAGGAGAAGTATGGCAGTCATGAGCCCTACACCACCGAAGAATTGCTCGAGAGCGGCTTCTATGGCAATGACGAGCCACAAATGCGTCCAATGCAAGCATCTGGCAACACCCTGTCGCCCGTCTATCTCAGCCGACTACTGAATTCGTTGGCCTGTTCAATATCCGTGTGTCGTGACGAGCCTTTGTCACTGGTGGCCATTATCGAGCTATCGCGTCGTTTCTCTTCAGGGCTCTGGAATTGTATACAATATTGGGCTTGCTGTGCTGGCGCACTTTCCGTAATTAACATATTGAGCGCCTGCCTTTCATTGCCACCGCTACTGACGCCGCTCATGGTTATCTACTTGATGAGCATACCGGTGCCGCTGATTGCTCTAGCGCTGGCGCACATCGATATTGATCCGAAGATTATGAACCGCGCAACTGGCAAGAAACAAACTGAGTATGACACGcaagtttttggttttgtgcttTGGTGTTACGGCTGTAAATTTATCGCGCCTATTTTGGTATTG GTTTTGGCCTATTGTACATTTATGGCCCATCCCATCGAGCTCATGGACATTGacgaagaaaaatttcatataaatctGCATATTGCGcgcattttttcatttcttggcATTTTAGTGCATTTTG TGGTAATTTCTGGCTGCTTCGTGCATCGCGATCACTCGCTGTGGCAGCGCAATCCCTTCCGCAATCGCATTTGGGCTTTCACCTGCGGTTGTACACTGCTCGTGCACGCCGTCATATGCTCGGTGCAGATATTGCTGCACGACACCTACTACCACGaggcatgtggcatgtggccAGCAATAGTTTTTCTCTACTGTGGCAGTTTTATAAGTCTGATTATCACAGAAATTTGCAAGTGGCAAGAGATTAA AGTAAACACACGTTATCAACGCCGTGCGAGGCTGGACTTTGGCACCAAATTGGGCATGAATTCACCGTTTTAA
- the LOC129237202 gene encoding transmembrane protein 94 isoform X1 gives MSGKLQRNAAIENANATGEGTSHEKLNYGLTTRVALARLHDDIEKLLREHEATYAKESFYRRLRSAFVKPSDTPLGWPAITATLFTMIALLIGDAYLAAICVAAILSLDLCVVVRENNLRRTEIYRKTRQALADIKLAERDLCGEWQPCNYPHICCPISPCVSLQWTYRDGNIVNLPWALLVRGDHIVLRPGHITPGPCTEVNGKRTFEMHEIYGPTQVNDPPVRPLARAPLPDLVCSLQTTPFLDNLRVILENALKRPSTIYNQQRYLLVTKYIQQWGFICALCLTLFAGLLRINGLSSSPSAGRYSDEQHYWKYVFLETPAAAVIPLLPLIFPIMWISMNLWGVARLQCFLKIPQVLITKDSEKSFEEDLDTPTFDYENISLLRSNVFRNWWQLWNGDSELLPRSSNLVQVLGSITALCCIDKKGILSWPNPTAEKVFFLHDTDDEHLDERSTSCSTLNTESNRTSQAESKDGGIVAEVLDLTHDQHCPFRLEFDDHEWKAHIKSLKPLGLAILLNTCSPLTHAHYAQFCGHVTAVAMLDKDLVPVTNRYAIVDSSLTSFLHGRCLCELAKQIGFTDHATDRFSLEGQLASYRHLQPEVVRRDIRFARQLQLSSKVKVPFPHSLSVVMRENPGGYLSLFTQGTADIIMDFCDDFWDGKDLRPLSAQDRKKALDFYQRSALTAYCTAFSYRPLRHGINGALSGAKHTGGPIAYLELPPESKIRMQHVDRAHCDFESGHGHAKLSHSISTDSLLFSESKDDDINDVDGCFEMQCHQVFIGMVTMQYQAQTDIVQLVERLERACIRFVHFSKENELRSRVFSEKMGLESGWNCHISLLNEADDKASTNTGAAANANAEKANNISGTSATGQTPMRSGNKDAHTNIANNHDHTTAIITINNNNTATSTINSTTTAITSNNTSLPHNVENMNQCSSTMHPNTTISNQNNNNNSSISSTHHTHQTHLNTSNIAGGVGGAGNDADDEGSDLHRLLPPPNLESSKTLSSSAPGAISNPDDYNAVQLSSTPTSRRSSASYGDGNGKEQSSHLVGDGGVDAEVAQASKATADAAAEENRQSEDSAMDENCRSMSIITESTEQSAPVHFDMSNRAKLPRGIENIRPHLEQVDNVPLQVSLFTDCSPEATRQMLDIMQSYGEIVVCLGSSASNSNAKIFLQADCSIAVEPLYPQVCQDIAAFTESNLTNNKLRLLRLKKDLNGEEKYGSHEPYTTEELLESGFYGNDEPQMRPMQASGNTLSPVYLSRLLNSLACSISVCRDEPLSLVAIIELSRRFSSGLWNCIQYWACCAGALSVINILSACLSLPPLLTPLMVIYLMSIPVPLIALALAHIDIDPKIMNRATGKKQTEYDTQVFGFVLWCYGCKFIAPILVLVLAYCTFMAHPIELMDIDEEKFHINLHIARIFSFLGILVHFVVISGCFVHRDHSLWQRNPFRNRIWAFTCGCTLLVHAVICSVQILLHDTYYHEACGMWPAIVFLYCGSFISLIITEICKWQEIKVNTRYQRRARLDFGTKLGMNSPF, from the exons ATGTCCGGGAAGTTACAACGAAATGCGGCAATTGAAAACGCCAATGCGACCGGTGAAGGAACTTCCCATGAGAAACTCAATTATGGCCTAACTACTCGAGTTGCATTAGCGCGTCTGCACGATGATATCGAAAAATTGTTGCGTGAGCATGAGGCCACCTACGCCAAGGAGAG CTTCTATCGGAGACTGCGTTCAGCGTTCGTAAAGCCCAGCGATACACCATTGGGATGGCCTGCAATCACTGCCACACTATTCACCATGATTGCTCTACTAATTGGCGACGCGTATCTGGCTGCGATCTGTGTTGCGGCTATCTTATCATTAGATTTGTGCGTGGTGGTGCGCGAGAACAATTTACGTCGCACCGAAATCTACCGCAAGACACGTCAGGCACTCGCCGATATAAAACTCGCTGAACGGGATCTATGTGGCGAATGGCAACCATGCAATTATCCACATATTTGTTGTCCAATTTCGCCATGCGTGTCGTTGCAGTGGACGTATCGCGATGGTAATATTGTGAATCTTCCGTGGGCGCTCCTAGTGCGGGGCGATCACATAGTGCTGCGACCGGGTCATATCACTCCCGGTCCATGTACGGAAGTGAATGGCAAGCGCAcatttgaaatgcatgaaatatATGGCCCAACACAGGTGAATGATCCGCCAGTGCGTCCATTGGCGAGAGCACCGCTACCCGATTTGGTGTGCAGCTTACAGACGACACCGTTTTTGGATAATTTGCGTGTCATTTTGGAGAACGCTTTAAAACGACCATCGACGATTTACAATCAGCAGCGGTATTTG CTGGTGACGAAATACATCCAACAATGGGGCTTCATATGTGCTCTTTGTTTAACACTTTTCGCCGGCTTACTACGCATAAATGGCTTGAGCAGCTCGCCCAGTGCTGGGCGCTATTCCGACGAACAGCATTACtggaaatatgtttttctgGAGACCCCAGCTGCCGCGGTAATACCACTACTTCCACTCATTTTCCCCATCATGTGGATATCGATGAATTTGTGGGGTGTTGCCAGACTACAGTGTTTTCTCAAAATACCACAAGTGCTTATCACTAAGGACTCCGAAAAGTCTTTCGAAGAAGACTTGGACACTCCCACCTTTGACTATGAGAATATTTCGTTACTACGTTCAAATGTCTTCCGCAATTGGTGGCAGCTATGGAATGGTGATAGTGAATTGCTACCGCGTTCATCGAATTTGGTACAAGTTTTGGGTTCCATCACTGCCCTTTGTTGCATAGATAAGAAAGGCATACTTTCATGGCCAAATCCGACGGCTGAAAAAGTGTTCTTTTTACATGACACCGACGACGAACACTTAGATGAGCGCAGCACTAGTTGTTCGACGTTGAATACGGAGAGCAATCGAACGAGTCAGGCCGAAAGCAAAGATGGCGGCATTGTGGCCGAAGTTCTGGATCTTACACATGATCAGCATTGCCCGTTCCGTTTGGAGTTCGACGATCATGAGTGGAAGGCGCATATTAAATCTCTTAAACCATTAG GTCTCGCAATACTACTAAACACGTGCTCGCCCTTGACACACGCACATTACGCGCAATTCTGTGGGCATGTAACCGCTGTGGCAATGTTGGATAAAGATTTAGTGCCCGTCACAAATCGGTATGCCATCGTTGACTCCAGTTTGACTAGCTTTTTGCATGG ACGTTGTCTCTGTGAATTGGCCAAACAAATCGGTTTTACCGATCACGCCACAGATCGTTTTTCGCTCGAGGGTCAGCTTGCTTCCTATAGGCATTTG CAACCGGAGGTAGTTCGCCGTGACATACGCTTCGCGCGGCAACTCCAACTTTCATCCAAAGTGAAGGTGCCTTTTCCACACTCATTGTCGGTTGTGATGCGCGAAAACCCTGGTGGCTACCTTTCGCTCTTCACGCAAGGCACCGCCGACATAATAATGGATTTTTGTGATGATTTCTGGGATGGCAAAGATTTGCGCCCACTGTCGGCACAGGATCGCAAAAAAGCGCTCGATTTCTATCAACGCAGCGCACTCACCGCCTACTGCACGGCCTTTTCATATCGCCCACTTCGTCATGGCATCAATGGTGCGCTAAGTGGCGCAAAACACACAGGCGGTCCCATCGCTTACCTCGAGTTACCACCCGAGTCAAAAATACGTATGCAACATGTAGATCGTGCGCATTGCGACTTTGAGAGTGGGCATGGTCATGCCAAATTGAGTCACAGCATCAGCACCGATTCGCTGCTATTCTCCGAGAGCAAAGACGATGACATTAACGATGTGGATGGTTGTTTTGAGATGCAATGCCATCAGGTGTTCATTGGTATGGTTACGATGCAGTACCAGGCCCAGACCGATATTGTGCAGCTGGTGGAGCGACTGGAACGCGCTTGCATACGATTCGTGCATTTCAGTAAGGAAAATGAGCTACGCTCGCGTGTGTTCTCGGAAAAAATGGGCCTTGAATCGGGTTGGAATTGTCATATATCGTTGTTGAACGAAGCAGACGATAAGGCATCGACGAATACTGGCGCCGCCGCAAACGCAAATGCTGAAAAAGCTAACAACATTAGTGGTACGTCAGCGACAGGGCAAACGCCCATGCGCTCTGGTAACAAAGATGCGCATACTAATATTGCGAACAATCATGATCACACAACAGCCATTATCaccataaacaacaacaacactgccACAAGCACCATCAATTCGACCACCACTGCCATTACTAGTAATAATACTTCATTGCCTCATAATGTTGAAAACATGAATCAGTGTAGCAGCACCATGCACCCCAACACAACCATCAGcaaccaaaacaacaacaacaacagtagtaTTAGTAGCACGCATCACACTCATCAAACGCACCTAAATACATCGAACATTGCAGGAGGTGTTGGAGGCGCTGGCAACGACGCCGATGACGAGGGTAGCGACTTGCATCGACTGCTGCCGCCACCCAATCTCGAGTCTTCCAAAACGCTTAGCTCATCAGCTCCTGGCGCAATCTCCAATCCCGACGACTACAATGCGGTGCAGCTCAGCTCAACGCCGACATCTCGTCGCAGTAGCGCCAGCTATGGTGATGGTAATGGCAAAGAGCAATCCTCGCACTTAGTTGGGGATGGCGGGGTCGACGCAGAAGTAGCGCAAGCTAGCAAAGCTACTGCCGATGCTGCTGCAGAGGAAAACCGCCAATCAGAGGATTCCGCCATGGATGAAAACTGTCGCTCCATGAGCATCATAACAGAAAGCACCGAACAAAGTGCTCCGGTACACTTTGATATGTCGAATCGTGCCAAATTGCCGCGTGGCATCGAGAATATACGTCCACATTTGGAGCAAGTCGATAATGTACCGTTGCAAGTGTCACTTTTCACCGACTGCTCGCCCGAAGCGACACGTCAAATGCTCGACATTATGCAGTCGTATGGAGAGATTGTCGTCTGCCTCGGCTCTTCGGCAAGCAATTCAAATGCGAAAATCTTCTTGCAGGCCGATTGCAGCATTGCTGTTGAACCACTATATCCGCAAGTTTGCCAAGATATTGCTGCATTCACGGAGAGCAATTTGACTAATAATAAATTACGCCTGCTACGCCTTAAAAAAGATCTCAATGGCGAGGAGAAGTATGGCAGTCATGAGCCCTACACCACCGAAGAATTGCTCGAGAGCGGCTTCTATGGCAATGACGAGCCACAAATGCGTCCAATGCAAGCATCTGGCAACACCCTGTCGCCCGTCTATCTCAGCCGACTACTGAATTCGTTGGCCTGTTCAATATCCGTGTGTCGTGACGAGCCTTTGTCACTGGTGGCCATTATCGAGCTATCGCGTCGTTTCTCTTCAGGGCTCTGGAATTGTATACAATATTGGGCTTGCTGTGCTGGCGCACTTTCCGTAATTAACATATTGAGCGCCTGCCTTTCATTGCCACCGCTACTGACGCCGCTCATGGTTATCTACTTGATGAGCATACCGGTGCCGCTGATTGCTCTAGCGCTGGCGCACATCGATATTGATCCGAAGATTATGAACCGCGCAACTGGCAAGAAACAAACTGAGTATGACACGcaagtttttggttttgtgcttTGGTGTTACGGCTGTAAATTTATCGCGCCTATTTTGGTATTG GTTTTGGCCTATTGTACATTTATGGCCCATCCCATCGAGCTCATGGACATTGacgaagaaaaatttcatataaatctGCATATTGCGcgcattttttcatttcttggcATTTTAGTGCATTTTG TGGTAATTTCTGGCTGCTTCGTGCATCGCGATCACTCGCTGTGGCAGCGCAATCCCTTCCGCAATCGCATTTGGGCTTTCACCTGCGGTTGTACACTGCTCGTGCACGCCGTCATATGCTCGGTGCAGATATTGCTGCACGACACCTACTACCACGaggcatgtggcatgtggccAGCAATAGTTTTTCTCTACTGTGGCAGTTTTATAAGTCTGATTATCACAGAAATTTGCAAGTGGCAAGAGATTAA AGTAAACACACGTTATCAACGCCGTGCGAGGCTGGACTTTGGCACCAAATTGGGCATGAATTCACCGTTTTAA